From Pseudomonas hefeiensis, one genomic window encodes:
- a CDS encoding helix-turn-helix transcriptional regulator, with translation MQKVPVSPQHAEHPKKLRAGWQGAKHQESVAKVLDLLLVYEEKPIRLSDLCRHASISERTLRSIFKEVFGIGPNRYLHIRRLHLVRAALSVANANTTSVSDIASRFGFSDSGRMASDYRRLFGEYPRQTLIRTLL, from the coding sequence ATGCAAAAGGTCCCTGTCTCGCCCCAACACGCGGAACACCCAAAAAAACTGCGAGCCGGATGGCAAGGTGCCAAACACCAGGAAAGCGTCGCCAAGGTGCTGGACCTACTGCTTGTGTATGAGGAAAAACCGATTCGCCTATCCGATTTGTGCCGCCATGCAAGCATTAGCGAACGCACCTTGCGCTCCATTTTCAAAGAGGTATTCGGTATAGGGCCGAATCGTTACTTGCACATTCGCAGGCTACATCTGGTCCGTGCCGCACTGTCAGTAGCCAACGCCAACACGACATCCGTCAGTGATATCGCCTCGCGCTTCGGTTTTTCCGACAGTGGACGAATGGCGTCCGATTATCGGAGGCTGTTCGGGGAATACCCCCGCCAAACCCTGATTCGGACGCTGCTGTGA
- a CDS encoding helix-turn-helix domain-containing protein gives MQLICSEFDEFEEALYGVQGRYVLRTRQQRDWQLNVVDLNGVALMSGREGASTVYTGIGLPGYFNIFLPLTGHESTVVDGHPFNRRRIGWMVPNAMFHINAKSPARWLTVAMSCELVLRWASVREDEFDFCVLHRNLVSNAQRNLGPLLWLARRLFHIEAQAPEVLHNEEAEEAARREVMDVVFRMLLPVDPLHAAPRHHRDHREILKRALELLDTLEIQSVYTEDICQAACASERTVRNVFNEYLGMSPHRYLMIRRLHGMRDAIRHAGPDDTITSICARFGVWDFGRFASLYRQYFGTLPAQSLRATKALSHP, from the coding sequence ATGCAGCTGATCTGTTCAGAGTTCGACGAATTCGAAGAAGCGTTATACGGGGTGCAAGGCCGGTACGTGCTGCGCACGCGACAGCAGCGCGACTGGCAACTCAACGTCGTTGACTTGAACGGCGTAGCACTGATGAGTGGCCGCGAGGGCGCCAGCACGGTTTACACCGGCATCGGCCTGCCAGGTTACTTCAACATCTTCCTGCCGCTGACGGGGCATGAGTCCACGGTGGTCGACGGCCATCCCTTCAATCGCCGACGAATCGGCTGGATGGTGCCCAATGCCATGTTCCACATCAACGCGAAAAGTCCGGCCCGTTGGCTGACGGTGGCGATGTCCTGCGAGTTAGTGCTCCGTTGGGCGTCGGTACGTGAAGATGAGTTCGACTTTTGCGTGTTGCATCGCAACTTGGTCAGCAACGCCCAGCGCAATCTCGGCCCATTGTTGTGGCTGGCACGTCGTCTGTTCCACATCGAAGCCCAAGCCCCTGAGGTTCTGCACAACGAGGAAGCTGAGGAGGCCGCGCGCCGGGAGGTGATGGATGTGGTCTTCCGCATGCTGCTGCCCGTAGACCCGCTTCACGCCGCACCACGGCACCATCGCGATCACCGAGAGATACTCAAGCGTGCATTGGAGTTGCTGGATACGCTGGAGATCCAGTCCGTTTACACTGAAGACATCTGTCAGGCCGCCTGTGCCTCGGAGCGCACTGTACGCAATGTATTCAACGAATACCTCGGTATGAGTCCTCATCGGTATCTGATGATCCGCCGCTTGCATGGGATGCGTGATGCCATCCGACATGCAGGCCCTGACGATACGATCACCAGCATTTGCGCACGTTTTGGGGTCTGGGATTTTGGCCGTTTCGCCAGCCTGTACCGCCAGTATTTTGGAACGCTGCCGGCGCAATCGCTCAGGGCCACGAAGGCGTTGTCGCATCCATGA
- a CDS encoding DUF2459 domain-containing protein: MRIVVLALILTLFGCATASDPPRGEGGDWRSFYVVNHGLHTGLVIARPDLLQVLPALAEAFSDGDFVEFGWGDEDFYRAPQATLSLALRALFGSTATVLHAVKIDGDPRQRFAASEVVEVRVTEDGYQRLLAFVAGTFTHSATGTLAVLGPGLYGESRFYQAEGRYSLFYTCNTWVAEALAASSCPMSPTAVITAGNVMSQLRRATAVGASCLATR; the protein is encoded by the coding sequence ATGCGCATTGTAGTGCTGGCCCTGATCCTCACGCTGTTCGGCTGCGCTACCGCGTCGGACCCGCCGAGGGGCGAGGGTGGCGATTGGCGGTCCTTCTATGTAGTGAATCATGGCCTGCATACCGGCTTGGTAATTGCGCGCCCCGATCTGCTTCAGGTGCTTCCCGCACTGGCCGAAGCGTTCAGCGACGGCGACTTCGTTGAGTTCGGTTGGGGTGACGAGGATTTTTACCGAGCCCCACAGGCCACCTTGAGCCTCGCCCTGCGAGCCTTGTTCGGGTCGACGGCAACCGTGCTGCATGCGGTCAAGATTGACGGTGACCCCAGGCAGCGTTTCGCCGCAAGCGAGGTCGTCGAGGTGCGGGTGACGGAGGACGGCTACCAACGACTGCTCGCGTTCGTGGCCGGGACCTTCACCCACTCAGCGACGGGCACCTTGGCGGTGCTCGGGCCTGGCCTGTATGGAGAGAGCCGGTTCTACCAGGCCGAGGGTCGCTATTCGCTGTTTTATACCTGCAATACCTGGGTCGCAGAGGCGCTGGCCGCGAGCAGTTGCCCAATGTCGCCTACGGCGGTGATTACGGCGGGGAACGTCATGTCGCAGTTGCGTCGGGCGACGGCGGTCGGTGCATCTTGCCTGGCTACCCGTTAA
- a CDS encoding plasmid pRiA4b ORF-3 family protein yields MVKTVRLPKPAPDLLLLHIELKWITPKIWRRFAVPENITLGKLHHVIQVVMGWSDSHLHEFEIAGENYGMPDPDGWGPTVNPESRKTLIKALSGKRTFNYLYDFGDSWHHSIKVEKTLPAVACPQVPYCIDGANACPPEDVGGGPGYEEFLEAMGNPDHPEHDAMVEWHGDVFDPATFECERVNQWFKRIKV; encoded by the coding sequence ATGGTTAAAACTGTCCGTTTACCCAAACCCGCCCCCGACCTGTTACTGCTGCACATCGAGCTGAAGTGGATCACTCCGAAGATTTGGCGTCGGTTCGCGGTGCCTGAAAACATCACCTTGGGCAAGCTGCACCATGTCATCCAGGTCGTGATGGGCTGGAGTGATAGCCATCTGCATGAGTTTGAAATTGCTGGTGAGAATTACGGCATGCCCGACCCTGATGGTTGGGGGCCGACGGTGAACCCGGAATCCCGTAAAACGCTGATCAAGGCGCTAAGCGGAAAGCGGACATTCAATTATCTCTACGACTTTGGTGACAGCTGGCATCACAGTATCAAGGTCGAAAAAACGCTACCCGCTGTTGCCTGTCCTCAGGTGCCGTACTGCATCGACGGCGCCAATGCTTGCCCACCGGAAGACGTGGGTGGCGGGCCTGGTTACGAGGAGTTTCTGGAGGCGATGGGCAACCCCGATCATCCAGAGCATGACGCCATGGTTGAATGGCATGGCGATGTTTTTGATCCGGCGACATTTGAGTGCGAGCGCGTGAACCAGTGGTTTAAACGGATTAAGGTTTGA
- the tnpB gene encoding IS66 family insertion sequence element accessory protein TnpB (TnpB, as the term is used for proteins encoded by IS66 family insertion elements, is considered an accessory protein, since TnpC, encoded by a neighboring gene, is a DDE family transposase.): MIAPPAGTRIWIAAGVTDMRRGFDGLAALVQTQLEADPFSGQIFAFRGRRGDRIKLLWWDGDGLCLFCKRLEQGRFVWPQATSGSVSLTPAQLSMLLEGIDWRRPIRTAPVLAV; encoded by the coding sequence ATGATTGCCCCGCCCGCTGGAACCCGTATCTGGATCGCCGCCGGCGTCACGGATATGCGCCGTGGCTTCGATGGTTTAGCGGCACTGGTGCAGACACAGTTGGAAGCCGACCCGTTTTCCGGTCAGATATTTGCCTTTCGCGGACGGCGCGGTGACCGGATCAAGCTGTTGTGGTGGGATGGCGACGGCTTGTGTCTGTTTTGCAAACGGTTGGAACAAGGGCGCTTCGTCTGGCCGCAAGCAACCAGCGGCAGCGTGTCGCTGACGCCTGCGCAGTTATCGATGCTGTTGGAAGGCATTGATTGGCGCAGGCCAATTCGTACAGCGCCTGTCCTCGCAGTCTGA
- the tnpA gene encoding IS66-like element accessory protein TnpA, whose product MDTVALARRTGRRPNFSLAFKRQVVEATLQPGASVSLIAREHDVNANLVFRWRHQYQEGVFGVVSQSATLLPVQVMEAPIDLPHVVQPQAECHSEIAVEVGKAKLRIMGAPDPQTLQFVLQQLLR is encoded by the coding sequence TTGGATACCGTTGCCCTAGCCCGTCGAACCGGCCGCCGCCCCAACTTCTCGCTGGCGTTCAAACGCCAAGTCGTCGAGGCGACCCTCCAGCCTGGCGCCTCCGTGTCGTTGATCGCTCGTGAGCATGACGTCAATGCCAACCTGGTGTTTCGCTGGCGGCATCAATATCAGGAAGGGGTATTCGGCGTCGTCAGCCAGAGCGCAACGCTTCTGCCCGTCCAGGTGATGGAGGCGCCAATCGATCTGCCGCACGTCGTCCAGCCACAGGCGGAGTGTCATTCCGAGATCGCAGTTGAGGTCGGAAAAGCCAAGTTGCGTATCATGGGCGCACCCGATCCGCAGACGCTGCAATTCGTCTTGCAGCAGTTGCTGCGATGA
- a CDS encoding Imm50 family immunity protein has product MKPAELISGAESVIEAIGFWPSFHDAEVISFSVSRALPGVDSVTVAKLCVHYREHEAVGVGTADLEYVCQKSLLVELILSDIHDLALTEFNQQNVLESIDLKRSEDLSILVDIVSIWGVGGTIRCNHVAVGAVTNLLS; this is encoded by the coding sequence GTGAAACCCGCAGAACTGATAAGCGGAGCGGAGAGTGTGATTGAAGCTATTGGTTTCTGGCCATCGTTTCACGATGCAGAGGTGATCTCTTTTTCGGTATCGCGCGCGCTTCCGGGCGTCGATTCGGTTACGGTAGCGAAGCTCTGCGTTCACTACCGTGAGCATGAAGCGGTTGGCGTTGGGACGGCGGACCTTGAATACGTTTGCCAGAAAAGTTTGCTGGTTGAGCTGATACTCAGTGATATCCACGATCTTGCACTGACAGAGTTCAATCAACAAAACGTGCTTGAATCAATTGACCTGAAGCGATCAGAAGATTTATCGATTCTGGTGGATATCGTCTCGATCTGGGGCGTTGGCGGAACCATTCGTTGCAACCATGTAGCCGTTGGAGCGGTAACGAATCTATTGTCCTGA
- a CDS encoding HNH endonuclease: protein MTVVTSITEIEENLQLFEDYLCEGTDEEQLFCSELIRKGSCFIAYEIENELRFSPSRYIGYSKNTIHSHIQREKDGKETNPAITKVLGKLTQSDNLEKKYLKYCSDLGVSPFNKKRKFWSLSLEGTDFTNNKISDEGFPEGKIVERKHTARERNAALVKSAKDAYKKSNKRLSCEACNFDFEKVYGERGSDYIEAHHIVPVSEMESSQKTKITDIAMVCSNCHRILHRSRPWLTVGQLKALITKKT, encoded by the coding sequence ATGACTGTTGTGACGTCAATCACTGAAATCGAAGAGAACTTACAGCTTTTCGAAGACTACCTGTGCGAAGGCACCGATGAAGAGCAGTTATTCTGTTCAGAATTGATTCGAAAGGGCAGTTGCTTTATCGCATACGAGATCGAAAATGAACTGCGGTTTTCTCCTAGTCGCTATATCGGCTATTCAAAAAATACAATTCACTCTCACATTCAGCGGGAGAAGGACGGAAAAGAAACGAATCCGGCCATCACTAAAGTGCTTGGAAAATTAACTCAGAGCGACAACCTAGAAAAGAAATATCTTAAATATTGCAGTGATTTGGGTGTATCACCTTTCAATAAAAAAAGAAAATTTTGGAGCCTATCCCTAGAAGGCACAGATTTCACAAATAATAAAATCTCCGATGAGGGCTTTCCAGAGGGGAAAATAGTTGAAAGGAAACATACAGCTCGTGAGCGAAATGCAGCTCTAGTCAAGTCAGCGAAGGATGCTTATAAAAAGTCAAATAAACGTCTTTCCTGCGAAGCCTGTAACTTTGACTTTGAAAAAGTCTATGGCGAAAGAGGTAGTGATTACATTGAGGCTCACCATATAGTACCTGTAAGCGAGATGGAGTCCTCACAAAAAACCAAAATTACTGACATTGCAATGGTGTGTTCTAATTGCCATAGAATACTGCATCGCTCAAGGCCATGGCTCACTGTTGGTCAACTTAAAGCACTTATCACCAAAAAAACCTAA
- a CDS encoding IS1182 family transposase, with amino-acid sequence MKRFIQGEHRGQGTFLPESLDDYVSDTNPVRVVDVFVDELDLVKLGFEGAIPADTGRPAYHPAILLKIYIYGYLNRIPSSRRLEREAQRNVELMWLTGRLIPDFKTIANFRKDNSKAIRGVCRQFVVLCQQLGLFGENLVAIDGSKFKAVNNRDRNFTSAKLKRRMEEIESGINRYLTALDEADRQEPSIAQPKAARLQEKIDKLKAQMKELQVIETQLNESPDKQVSLTDPDARSMMTRGTGIVGYNVQTAVDTQHHLIVAHEVTNVGSDRDQLSAMAKQAREAMASETLSVVADRGYFKSEEILACHDAGITAYVPKPMTSGAKADGRFNNDAFIYDAAKNEYICPAGEALIWRYTNVEKGLALHRYWSSKCRGCAMKPQCTPSTERRVRRWEHEAVLEEMQNRLSNAPEMMRIRKRTVEHPFGTLKQWMGATHFLTRKLNGVSAEMSLNVLAYNLKRVMKIIGTADLMKALAA; translated from the coding sequence ATGAAGCGCTTTATCCAAGGTGAACATCGAGGCCAAGGTACCTTCCTTCCGGAGAGCCTCGACGATTACGTCAGCGATACCAATCCGGTGCGCGTAGTCGACGTCTTTGTCGACGAACTCGACCTGGTCAAACTGGGTTTCGAGGGCGCCATACCGGCTGATACTGGCCGGCCGGCTTACCATCCCGCGATCCTGCTGAAGATCTACATCTACGGCTATCTAAACCGCATTCCATCGAGCCGGCGTCTTGAACGAGAAGCCCAACGCAACGTCGAGCTGATGTGGCTGACCGGGCGTTTGATACCCGATTTCAAGACCATCGCCAACTTCCGAAAAGACAACAGCAAAGCCATCCGAGGCGTCTGCCGCCAATTCGTGGTGCTGTGCCAGCAACTGGGACTGTTCGGAGAAAATCTGGTCGCCATCGACGGCAGTAAATTCAAGGCCGTCAACAACCGCGATCGCAATTTCACCAGCGCCAAGCTGAAGCGGCGGATGGAAGAAATTGAATCGGGTATCAATCGGTACCTGACTGCGCTCGACGAAGCCGATCGGCAAGAACCCTCGATCGCTCAGCCCAAGGCTGCCCGTCTGCAAGAGAAAATCGACAAGCTCAAAGCTCAGATGAAAGAGTTACAGGTCATTGAAACTCAGCTCAACGAATCACCGGATAAACAGGTCTCACTGACCGATCCCGACGCCCGTTCCATGATGACGCGCGGCACTGGAATCGTCGGTTACAACGTGCAGACAGCGGTCGATACCCAGCACCATTTGATCGTTGCCCATGAGGTTACCAACGTCGGTTCCGACCGTGATCAACTCAGCGCGATGGCCAAGCAGGCCCGCGAAGCGATGGCGTCAGAAACGCTTTCGGTAGTGGCTGACCGAGGTTACTTCAAAAGCGAAGAAATCCTGGCTTGCCACGATGCAGGCATCACCGCCTATGTGCCCAAGCCGATGACCTCTGGAGCCAAAGCAGACGGGCGTTTCAATAACGATGCCTTCATCTATGACGCGGCAAAAAACGAATACATTTGCCCGGCTGGAGAGGCCCTGATCTGGCGCTATACCAACGTTGAAAAAGGCCTGGCGTTGCACCGTTACTGGAGTTCGAAATGCCGGGGTTGCGCAATGAAACCGCAGTGCACACCGAGCACGGAACGGCGGGTTCGACGCTGGGAGCATGAAGCCGTCCTGGAGGAAATGCAGAACAGGCTGAGCAACGCGCCGGAAATGATGCGGATCCGAAAACGGACTGTTGAGCATCCCTTCGGGACGCTCAAACAATGGATGGGTGCAACGCACTTCCTCACGCGAAAGCTCAACGGGGTCAGTGCAGAGATGAGTCTGAACGTGCTCGCCTACAATTTGAAAAGGGTCATGAAAATCATCGGCACCGCTGATTTGATGAAAGCGTTAGCGGCGTAA
- a CDS encoding DUF6124 family protein gives MFKVTPNPPGTDSTSTSAKSKAKQQDETTKRVLDHYLLPKPDKSQDDPKPGQLYTVVKGLDNECLLANLSETLASADAMVSDLAFDLDGSRRHVAQGIQQLIELSSLLANRVLDNVEPRQ, from the coding sequence ATGTTCAAAGTAACGCCGAACCCACCAGGAACAGACTCCACTTCCACGTCCGCAAAATCCAAAGCCAAGCAGCAAGACGAAACCACCAAACGCGTGCTCGATCACTACTTGCTACCAAAGCCGGATAAATCCCAAGACGACCCCAAACCGGGCCAGCTATACACCGTCGTGAAAGGCCTCGATAACGAATGCTTGCTCGCCAATCTCAGCGAGACATTGGCTTCGGCCGATGCCATGGTGAGTGATCTGGCGTTTGATCTGGATGGCTCGAGACGTCATGTGGCGCAGGGTATCCAGCAGTTGATTGAGCTGAGTTCGTTGCTGGCGAATCGGGTGTTGGATAACGTGGAGCCGCGGCAGTAG
- a CDS encoding SCO family protein codes for MTRTQKTVFILVAVIALILGLTINKVLTGKGEGDPTALIDAGIILLPQSRNLPDVKMTDQDGQPVAMDGLKDKWSLLFFGYTFCPDICPTTLAQLRQIKSELPPEAVDKLQIVLVSVDPNRDTPKQLKQYLGYFDPQFIGLTPSSIEDLQKVANAVSIPFIPADTSKPNYTVDHSGNLAVIGPDGTQRGFIRAPLNNQKLVAQLPEMLKRK; via the coding sequence ATGACTCGAACCCAGAAAACCGTCTTCATTCTCGTGGCCGTGATCGCGCTGATCCTCGGCCTGACCATCAATAAAGTGCTGACCGGCAAGGGCGAAGGCGACCCCACGGCGCTGATCGACGCCGGCATCATCCTGCTGCCTCAGAGCCGCAACCTGCCGGACGTGAAAATGACCGACCAGGACGGTCAGCCCGTGGCGATGGACGGGTTGAAAGACAAATGGAGCCTGCTGTTCTTCGGCTACACCTTCTGCCCGGACATCTGCCCGACCACCCTCGCCCAACTGCGCCAGATCAAGAGCGAACTGCCGCCGGAGGCTGTGGATAAGTTGCAGATCGTACTGGTGAGCGTCGACCCGAACCGCGACACGCCCAAGCAACTCAAGCAGTACCTGGGCTACTTCGACCCGCAGTTCATCGGCCTGACCCCGTCATCGATCGAAGACCTGCAGAAGGTCGCCAACGCGGTAAGCATTCCGTTCATCCCGGCGGACACCAGCAAGCCCAACTACACGGTCGATCACAGCGGCAACCTCGCCGTCATCGGACCGGACGGTACTCAACGCGGGTTTATTCGTGCGCCGTTGAATAACCAGAAACTGGTGGCGCAGTTGCCGGAGATGCTTAAGCGTAAATAG
- the cyoE gene encoding heme o synthase, producing the protein MATLIGERHSQAIWRDYLELTKPKVVVLMLITSLVGMFLATRAGVPWTVLVFGNLGIALCAGGAAAVNHVVDRRIDAVMARTHKRPLAEGRVSPAAALTFALALAVAGQALLLAFTNPLTAWLTLASLLGYAVIYTGFLKRATPQNIVIGGLAGAAPPLLGWVAATGHVSAEPLLLVLIIFAWTPPHFWALAIHRKEEYAKADIPMLPVTHGEHYTKIHILLYTLVLLAVSLMPFVIQMSGLLYLVCALVLGARFLQWAVVLYRGSRPHAAINTFKYSIWYLFLLFIALLVDHYLLLSL; encoded by the coding sequence ATGGCAACCCTGATAGGTGAACGCCACAGCCAGGCGATCTGGCGCGATTATCTGGAGCTGACCAAGCCCAAAGTGGTGGTGCTGATGCTGATCACCTCGCTGGTGGGCATGTTCCTCGCCACCCGCGCCGGTGTGCCGTGGACGGTGCTGGTGTTCGGCAACCTGGGCATCGCCCTGTGTGCCGGCGGCGCGGCGGCGGTCAACCATGTGGTGGACCGGCGTATCGATGCGGTGATGGCCCGCACCCATAAACGCCCACTGGCCGAAGGCCGCGTCTCACCGGCCGCCGCACTGACCTTCGCCCTGGCACTGGCGGTGGCCGGCCAAGCGCTGTTGCTGGCGTTCACCAACCCGCTGACCGCCTGGCTGACCCTGGCCTCCTTGCTCGGTTATGCGGTGATCTACACCGGCTTCCTCAAACGGGCGACGCCGCAGAACATCGTCATCGGCGGCCTGGCCGGCGCGGCGCCACCGTTGCTGGGCTGGGTGGCCGCCACGGGTCATGTCAGCGCCGAACCGCTGCTGCTGGTGCTGATCATCTTCGCCTGGACCCCGCCGCATTTCTGGGCCCTGGCGATTCATCGCAAAGAGGAATACGCCAAGGCGGATATCCCGATGCTGCCGGTGACCCATGGCGAGCACTACACCAAGATCCATATCCTGCTGTACACCCTGGTGTTGCTGGCGGTGAGCCTGATGCCCTTTGTGATCCAGATGAGCGGCTTGCTGTACCTGGTGTGCGCGCTCGTGCTGGGCGCCAGGTTTCTGCAATGGGCCGTGGTGTTGTACCGTGGCAGTCGGCCGCACGCGGCGATCAACACGTTCAAGTACTCTATCTGGTACTTGTTCCTGCTGTTCATTGCCCTGCTTGTAGATCACTACTTACTGTTGAGCCTATGA
- a CDS encoding COX15/CtaA family protein has protein sequence MAKPGFRLALFATLLALIVVLLGAYTRLTHAGLGCPDWPGCYGFISVPKSEAQLAHAELHFPDAPVEAHKGWNEMVHRYFAGLLGLMITVLAARAWMNRRHPGLPLKLPLFLLAVVFAQAAFGMWTVTLKLWPQVVTGHLLGGFATLSLLFLLTLRLSGVLPALTVPKRLQHWATAGLLLVIGQIALGGWVSSNYAAVACIDFPTCHGQWLPPADFANGFHLTQHIGPNYLGGQLDSDARTAIHLTHRIGALLVTVVLLGLAWQLKTVGMTRLAGLVLVALAAQISLGISNVLFHLPLPVAVAHNAGGAALLLSLVLVNYHARTSLVRVKHQIPLRWRFNAHKHSASPLTIKGEMPWQP, from the coding sequence ATGGCCAAACCTGGATTTCGCCTCGCGCTGTTTGCCACGTTGCTGGCACTGATCGTCGTATTACTGGGCGCCTACACCCGGCTCACCCACGCCGGCCTCGGCTGCCCGGACTGGCCCGGTTGCTACGGTTTCATCAGCGTACCCAAGAGCGAAGCCCAACTGGCCCATGCCGAACTGCACTTTCCCGACGCCCCGGTGGAAGCCCACAAGGGCTGGAACGAGATGGTCCATCGCTACTTCGCCGGCCTGTTGGGGCTGATGATTACGGTGCTGGCTGCTCGGGCCTGGATGAACCGGCGTCACCCGGGCCTGCCCTTGAAGCTGCCGCTGTTTCTGCTAGCCGTGGTGTTTGCCCAGGCGGCGTTCGGCATGTGGACCGTGACCCTCAAGCTGTGGCCGCAAGTGGTAACCGGGCATTTGCTGGGCGGGTTCGCGACCCTCAGCCTGCTGTTTCTGCTCACGTTGAGATTGTCTGGCGTGTTGCCGGCGCTGACCGTGCCCAAGCGTCTGCAACATTGGGCCACCGCCGGGTTACTGCTGGTGATCGGCCAGATCGCCCTCGGCGGTTGGGTCAGTTCCAATTACGCCGCCGTAGCCTGCATTGATTTTCCGACTTGCCACGGGCAATGGCTGCCCCCGGCGGATTTTGCCAACGGCTTTCATCTGACCCAGCACATTGGCCCGAACTACCTGGGCGGCCAGCTCGACAGCGATGCGCGCACCGCCATTCACTTGACCCACCGTATCGGCGCGTTGCTGGTGACGGTGGTGCTGTTGGGGCTGGCCTGGCAATTGAAGACCGTCGGCATGACACGCCTGGCGGGGCTGGTGTTGGTGGCCCTGGCAGCCCAGATCAGCCTGGGCATCAGCAACGTGCTGTTCCACCTGCCGCTGCCAGTCGCCGTGGCCCACAACGCCGGAGGCGCCGCGCTGTTGTTGAGCCTGGTGCTGGTCAATTATCACGCCCGTACCAGCCTGGTCCGGGTCAAGCATCAAATCCCGCTGCGCTGGCGCTTCAATGCGCATAAACACAGCGCCAGCCCCCTCACAATAAAAGGAGAGATGCCATGGCAACCCTGA
- a CDS encoding SURF1 family protein — protein MKGFRPGVVPSLVVAVLLPVMVCLGFWQLSRGEQKRVLMDSYAERRVAQPMASVELQETADPAFRPVSLRGQFDADHSILLDNRQHDGKVGVELLQPFLDQETGLWLLVNRGWLPWPDRRTPPVFSTPEQAVNLQAWVYVAPGTTFQLHADPADAPWPRLVTAVEPDKLWAELGRNGYAYQLRQQSGPGAYRTDWPVVAMGPEKHLGYAVQWFAMAAALFGLFLYLGWHNAGRQHGNHHESNQHV, from the coding sequence ATGAAGGGCTTCCGACCAGGCGTCGTGCCGTCACTGGTGGTAGCGGTTCTGTTGCCGGTGATGGTGTGCCTGGGGTTCTGGCAATTGAGCCGGGGCGAACAAAAGCGCGTACTCATGGACAGTTACGCCGAACGCCGCGTGGCGCAGCCGATGGCCAGCGTCGAGTTGCAAGAGACGGCGGACCCGGCCTTTCGGCCGGTCAGCCTGCGGGGCCAGTTCGACGCCGACCACAGCATCCTGCTGGATAACCGCCAGCACGACGGCAAGGTCGGCGTGGAGTTGCTACAACCCTTTCTCGACCAGGAGACCGGGCTCTGGCTGCTGGTCAATCGCGGCTGGTTGCCCTGGCCTGACCGCCGCACGCCGCCGGTCTTCAGCACCCCCGAACAAGCGGTGAACCTTCAAGCCTGGGTCTACGTTGCTCCGGGCACCACGTTCCAGCTCCACGCCGACCCGGCCGACGCGCCGTGGCCGCGACTGGTGACCGCCGTCGAACCGGACAAACTCTGGGCCGAACTGGGCCGCAACGGTTACGCCTACCAATTACGCCAGCAAAGTGGCCCCGGCGCCTATCGGACCGATTGGCCGGTAGTGGCCATGGGGCCGGAAAAACACCTCGGCTATGCCGTGCAGTGGTTCGCCATGGCGGCGGCGCTGTTCGGCCTTTTCCTTTATCTCGGATGGCACAACGCAGGGAGACAGCATGGGAACCACCATGAATCCAACCAACACGTCTGA
- a CDS encoding twin transmembrane helix small protein has protein sequence MLKAAIALMLIATIASLFSGLFFLVKDESDSNRLVIALTVRVSLAAITVGLIAWGFFSGQLVSHAPW, from the coding sequence ATGCTAAAAGCAGCCATCGCCCTGATGCTGATTGCCACGATTGCGAGCCTGTTCAGCGGCCTGTTTTTTCTGGTCAAGGACGAAAGCGATTCCAATCGCCTGGTCATCGCCCTGACGGTTCGGGTCAGCTTGGCCGCCATCACCGTCGGCTTGATCGCCTGGGGCTTTTTCAGCGGCCAGTTGGTGTCGCATGCTCCTTGGTAA